The following proteins are co-located in the Streptomyces bottropensis ATCC 25435 genome:
- a CDS encoding phosphatidate cytidylyltransferase, which yields MNDSSWGAPPPAGYWAPTDRGPVQGHAPAGPPYDAAESLLPIQTQPMPIVPDVPAHGGNQDDDRGAARQAGPPFRDETPSARPYGEAPQKPEPMPHAPQPAPPKKSAGRDLGAAIGVGVGLGVVIVASLFIVKAAFVGVIAVAVVVGLWELTSRLQERKGIKAPLVPLAVGGAAMVVAGYVRGPEGAWVAMALTALAVLVWRMTEPPDNYLKDVTAGVFAAFYVPFLATFVALMLTADDGAQRVMVFLLLTVVSDTGAYAVGWRFGTHKLAPRISPGKTREGLLGAIAFAMVAGALLMEFVIDGGAWWQGLLLGLAVAASATLGDLGESMIKRDLGIKDMGTLLPGHGGIMDRLDSLLPTAPVVWLLLVLFVGSG from the coding sequence ATGAACGACTCTTCCTGGGGCGCGCCGCCACCAGCCGGGTACTGGGCGCCGACCGACCGGGGACCTGTCCAGGGGCATGCCCCGGCGGGTCCCCCGTACGATGCGGCTGAGAGCCTGCTTCCGATACAGACTCAGCCCATGCCCATCGTGCCCGACGTACCCGCGCATGGCGGGAACCAGGACGACGACCGGGGGGCGGCTCGGCAGGCCGGCCCCCCGTTCCGTGACGAGACGCCGTCGGCGCGCCCCTACGGGGAGGCGCCGCAGAAGCCGGAGCCCATGCCCCACGCCCCGCAGCCCGCCCCGCCGAAGAAGAGCGCGGGCCGTGACCTGGGCGCCGCCATAGGAGTCGGCGTCGGTCTCGGCGTGGTCATCGTCGCGTCGCTGTTCATCGTCAAGGCGGCCTTCGTCGGCGTGATAGCGGTCGCCGTGGTGGTGGGGCTGTGGGAGCTCACCTCACGCCTGCAGGAACGCAAGGGCATCAAGGCACCCCTCGTACCGCTCGCGGTCGGCGGGGCGGCCATGGTCGTCGCCGGGTACGTGCGTGGGCCCGAGGGCGCGTGGGTGGCCATGGCCCTCACCGCGCTCGCCGTCCTCGTCTGGCGGATGACCGAGCCGCCCGACAACTACCTCAAGGACGTCACGGCGGGCGTCTTCGCGGCCTTCTACGTGCCGTTCCTCGCCACGTTCGTCGCGCTCATGCTCACCGCCGACGACGGGGCGCAGCGGGTCATGGTGTTCCTGCTGCTGACCGTGGTCAGCGACACGGGCGCGTACGCCGTCGGCTGGCGCTTCGGCACGCACAAGCTCGCGCCGCGCATCAGCCCCGGCAAGACCCGGGAGGGACTGCTCGGCGCGATCGCCTTCGCCATGGTGGCGGGCGCGCTGCTCATGGAGTTCGTCATCGACGGCGGAGCCTGGTGGCAGGGCCTGCTCCTCGGCCTCGCCGTCGCGGCCAGCGCCACGCTGGGCGACCTCGGCGAGTCCATGATCAAGCGGGACCTCGGCATCAAGGACATGGGCACGCTGCTGCCGGGCCACGGCGGCATCATGGACCGCCTGGACTCCCTCCTGCCAACGGCACCCGTGGTGTGGCTGCTGCTGGTGCTGTTCGTGGGCTCCGGCTGA
- the frr gene encoding ribosome recycling factor, whose product MIEETLLEAEEKMEKAVVVAKDDFAAIRTGRAHPAMFNKIVAEYYGALTPINQLASFSVPEPRMAVVTPFDKTALRNIEQAIRDSDLGVNPSNDGNIIRVVFPELTEERRRDYIKVAKSKAEDSKVSIRSVRRKAKDAIDKLVKDGEVGEDEGRRAEKELDDTTAKYVAQVDELLKHKEAELLEV is encoded by the coding sequence GTGATCGAAGAGACCCTCCTCGAGGCCGAGGAGAAGATGGAGAAGGCCGTCGTCGTCGCCAAGGACGACTTCGCCGCGATCCGCACAGGTCGTGCGCACCCGGCGATGTTCAACAAGATCGTGGCCGAGTACTACGGTGCGCTGACGCCGATCAACCAGCTGGCCTCGTTCTCCGTGCCGGAGCCGCGCATGGCCGTGGTGACCCCGTTCGACAAGACCGCCCTGCGCAACATCGAACAGGCGATCCGCGACTCCGACCTCGGTGTCAACCCGAGCAACGACGGCAACATCATCCGAGTGGTGTTCCCCGAGCTGACCGAGGAGCGCCGCCGCGACTACATCAAGGTCGCCAAGAGCAAGGCGGAGGACTCCAAGGTGTCCATCCGCTCGGTCCGCCGCAAGGCCAAGGACGCGATCGACAAGCTCGTCAAGGACGGCGAGGTCGGCGAGGACGAGGGCCGTCGTGCGGAGAAGGAGCTCGACGACACCACGGCGAAGTACGTCGCCCAGGTGGACGAGCTGCTCAAGCACAAGGAAGCGGAGCTCCTCGAGGTCTGA